The following proteins are encoded in a genomic region of Rubrobacter xylanophilus DSM 9941:
- a CDS encoding ABC transporter substrate-binding protein, whose translation MDAPGPWGSGPFELREGFSSFEAEIGLISGEPFACTWVPTNLPRSDRVVLEANPDHWNRERGPRLGRVEFVNDMDPAEALERVCDAEGEIDLVTEVSPADAERVRRSEHARLVVVDALRVVSGLINRDAEFMRDLRVRRALNLAVDRGRLIREVFRGYARPVVAMAPPHSGGAAEGVNPYPHDPEEARRLLSEAGWPPGRGLRLAATDDVAPVAHSLAEDFRGSLGVEVELVRIPQERLVAAQKRLVEKRLPLPFDVLVHAWFDLAAGYPPAVIHREYFHSLGAFRAGPPVPQFEELFARSLAQTDARRLGALAREIDRLVYDEALSVFLCCPQALVAANRHVSFTGHAATFELAETGVSGEHWSVR comes from the coding sequence ATAGACGCGCCGGGCCCGTGGGGCTCGGGGCCGTTCGAGCTCAGGGAGGGCTTCAGCTCTTTCGAGGCGGAGATAGGGCTTATCAGCGGGGAGCCGTTCGCGTGCACCTGGGTCCCGACGAACCTCCCGCGCAGCGACCGGGTCGTGCTGGAGGCCAACCCCGACCACTGGAACAGGGAGCGCGGGCCGCGGCTCGGGAGGGTGGAGTTCGTGAACGACATGGATCCCGCCGAGGCGCTGGAGCGGGTGTGCGACGCGGAGGGGGAGATAGACCTCGTAACCGAGGTCTCCCCGGCCGACGCCGAAAGGGTGCGGCGCAGCGAGCACGCGAGGCTCGTGGTCGTGGATGCGCTCCGGGTCGTGTCGGGCCTGATCAACCGGGACGCGGAGTTTATGCGAGACTTGCGGGTCCGCCGGGCGCTGAACCTGGCGGTGGACCGGGGGCGGCTCATCCGCGAGGTCTTCCGCGGCTACGCCCGCCCCGTGGTGGCCATGGCCCCGCCCCACTCCGGGGGCGCGGCCGAGGGCGTAAACCCCTACCCGCACGACCCGGAGGAGGCCCGGCGCCTGCTCTCTGAGGCCGGCTGGCCTCCGGGGAGGGGGCTCAGGCTGGCCGCCACCGACGACGTGGCCCCGGTGGCCCACAGCCTCGCCGAGGACTTCCGCGGGTCCCTGGGCGTGGAGGTGGAGCTGGTCCGGATACCGCAGGAGCGTCTCGTCGCCGCCCAGAAGCGGCTGGTGGAGAAAAGGCTCCCGCTGCCCTTCGACGTTCTCGTCCACGCCTGGTTCGACCTCGCCGCGGGCTATCCGCCGGCGGTCATACACCGGGAGTACTTCCACTCCCTGGGGGCCTTCCGGGCCGGGCCGCCGGTGCCGCAGTTCGAGGAGCTCTTCGCCAGATCCCTCGCGCAGACCGACGCGAGGAGGCTGGGCGCCCTGGCCCGGGAGATAGACCGGCTGGTCTACGACGAGGCGCTCAGCGTCTTTCTGTGCTGCCCGCAGGCGCTCGTTGCGGCGAACCGGCACGTGAGCTTCACCGGCCACGCCGCCACCTTCGAGCTGGCCGAGACCGGGGTGAGCGGGGAGCACTGGTCGGTGAGGTAG
- a CDS encoding ABC transporter substrate-binding protein, with amino-acid sequence MVRPVRERVAGEEAPAGTVRVVDPHPLNWLFVTWNTMEEPVRTDERGRIVGACMEDSWWEGSTLVVRVREGVRFQDGEPLTAHSVERAFWEVQKWRAPHPPGTYLNFHPETRVEVADESTIRFRFPEPDGLALAKFRGFHIPSTRFWEEEGFGYRKYGTGEGHW; translated from the coding sequence ATGGTCCGGCCTGTGCGGGAGAGGGTTGCGGGCGAGGAGGCGCCGGCGGGCACGGTGCGCGTGGTGGACCCGCACCCTCTGAACTGGCTGTTCGTGACCTGGAACACCATGGAGGAGCCGGTGCGCACCGACGAGCGGGGCCGCATCGTCGGGGCGTGCATGGAGGACTCCTGGTGGGAGGGGAGCACCCTGGTGGTGAGGGTGCGCGAGGGGGTGCGCTTCCAGGACGGGGAGCCGCTCACGGCGCACAGCGTCGAGCGTGCCTTCTGGGAGGTGCAGAAGTGGCGGGCCCCGCATCCGCCGGGGACCTACCTGAACTTCCACCCCGAGACCAGGGTGGAGGTCGCGGACGAGAGCACCATCCGGTTCCGCTTTCCGGAGCCCGACGGGCTCGCGCTCGCCAAGTTCCGCGGCTTCCACATCCCCTCCACCCGGTTCTGGGAGGAGGAGGGCTTCGGCTACCGGAAGTACGGCACCGGCGAGGGGCACTGGTGA
- a CDS encoding lactate racemase domain-containing protein: MSRPSQTVYLERTSPPMMFNAGDGFHYEKLPEGTRVIYAPGPVEPLPDENVAIERALLEPLDMEPLHELLFPGMKLTIAFDDLSLPLPPMQRPDIRQLVIEKVLEKAYARGVEDIHLIAALGLHRRMTEAELEHCLGKKIMRSFYPDRLYNYDAEDPEGNVKLGETERGEDVTVSRRVAESDLLVYVNINYIPMDGGHKSVHTGLSPYSSIRHHHTPDTLEHTRSLMDPPNSALHASVERMGRVFEEHVRVFHIETTLNNAAFPPVFDFMEKPEHEWGPLTKANFLVNHAATRRLPNAIPHRIFHSIKAPHRMTSIQAGATAPVHEKTLENCHRQQLVEVEGQSDVLLLGVPYLGPYNVNSIMNPLLVYNMLLGYLFNLYRGRPLVREGGVLIGTHPMTPDFHPVHHPSYIDLYNQVLPETNDIYEISRRYEEQYASDPWYRTLYRHSHAYHGAHPFTVLYWAAHALDHLGDAIVVGADPEAAVRMGLKRADTIAEALEMAKEVVGQSPEITYMHVPPLFMCEVR; encoded by the coding sequence ATGAGCCGGCCGAGCCAGACCGTGTATCTGGAGAGGACCAGCCCGCCCATGATGTTCAACGCCGGGGACGGCTTTCACTACGAGAAGCTCCCCGAGGGCACGCGGGTCATCTACGCCCCGGGACCGGTGGAGCCCCTGCCCGACGAGAACGTAGCAATAGAGCGGGCGCTCTTGGAGCCGCTGGACATGGAGCCGCTGCACGAGCTGCTCTTCCCCGGGATGAAGCTCACCATCGCCTTCGACGACCTCTCGCTGCCGCTCCCGCCGATGCAGAGGCCGGACATAAGGCAGCTCGTCATCGAGAAGGTGCTCGAGAAGGCCTACGCCAGGGGGGTCGAGGACATCCACCTCATCGCCGCCCTGGGGCTGCACCGCAGGATGACCGAGGCCGAGCTCGAGCACTGCCTGGGCAAGAAGATCATGCGCTCCTTCTACCCCGACCGGCTCTACAACTACGACGCCGAGGACCCCGAGGGCAACGTCAAGCTCGGGGAGACCGAGAGGGGTGAGGACGTCACCGTGAGCCGCCGGGTCGCCGAGAGCGACCTGCTCGTCTACGTCAACATCAACTACATCCCCATGGACGGCGGGCACAAGTCGGTGCACACCGGCCTCTCGCCCTACTCCTCCATCCGCCACCACCACACCCCCGACACCCTCGAGCACACCCGCTCGCTCATGGACCCGCCCAACTCCGCGCTGCACGCCTCCGTGGAGCGGATGGGGCGCGTCTTCGAGGAGCACGTGCGGGTCTTCCACATCGAGACCACGCTCAACAACGCCGCCTTCCCGCCCGTCTTCGACTTCATGGAGAAGCCCGAGCACGAGTGGGGACCGCTGACGAAGGCCAACTTCCTCGTCAACCACGCCGCCACGCGGCGGCTGCCGAACGCGATACCGCACCGGATCTTCCACTCCATAAAGGCCCCGCACCGCATGACGAGCATCCAGGCCGGGGCCACCGCGCCGGTGCACGAAAAGACCCTAGAGAACTGCCACCGCCAGCAGCTCGTCGAGGTCGAGGGGCAGAGCGACGTGCTGCTGCTCGGCGTCCCCTACCTCGGCCCCTACAACGTGAACTCCATCATGAACCCCCTGCTGGTCTACAACATGCTCCTCGGTTACCTCTTCAACCTCTACAGGGGCAGGCCGCTGGTGCGCGAGGGAGGGGTGCTCATCGGCACCCACCCGATGACCCCGGACTTCCACCCGGTCCACCACCCCTCCTACATCGACCTCTACAACCAGGTGCTCCCCGAGACCAACGACATCTACGAGATCTCCCGCCGCTACGAGGAGCAGTACGCCAGCGACCCCTGGTACCGCACCCTCTACCGCCACTCGCACGCCTACCACGGCGCCCACCCCTTCACCGTGCTCTACTGGGCCGCCCACGCCCTCGACCACCTGGGCGACGCCATCGTCGTGGGCGCCGACCCGGAGGCCGCCGTCCGCATGGGCCTGAAGCGCGCGGACACCATCGCCGAGGCGCTGGAGATGGCGAAGGAGGTCGTGGGGCAGAGCCCCGAGATCACCTACATGCACGTCCCGCCCCTGTTTATGTGCGAGGTGCGCTAG
- a CDS encoding MOSC domain-containing protein, which produces MGAVVVEISVGRVGRLAGRGKGVKSAIFKRPLGGPAWLGREGFAGDEQADRKNHGGPEKAAFVYPTEHYPRWQEMLGLELPPAAFGENLSTRGLAEDGVCLGDVYRLGGALVQVSQPRRPCYKPAWRFGVRDLALLTQESGMTGFYLRVLEEGEVAPGDALALLERPVGAVSVGEANRVMHRDRDDAEGMGRLLAAPGLPPSWHAAFERRLAGVGEDGAGRLEGPVGA; this is translated from the coding sequence ATGGGGGCCGTAGTCGTCGAGATAAGCGTGGGGCGCGTGGGGAGGCTCGCCGGTCGCGGCAAGGGCGTAAAGAGCGCCATCTTCAAGCGGCCGCTCGGCGGGCCGGCGTGGCTCGGGCGGGAGGGGTTCGCCGGCGACGAGCAGGCCGACCGCAAAAACCACGGCGGGCCGGAGAAGGCCGCGTTCGTCTACCCGACAGAGCACTACCCCCGCTGGCAGGAGATGCTCGGGCTCGAGCTACCGCCCGCCGCCTTCGGGGAGAACCTCTCCACCCGCGGCCTCGCCGAGGACGGCGTCTGCCTCGGGGACGTCTACCGGCTCGGGGGCGCCCTCGTGCAGGTGAGCCAGCCGCGCCGCCCCTGCTACAAGCCCGCCTGGAGGTTCGGGGTGCGAGACCTCGCCCTCCTCACCCAGGAGAGCGGGATGACCGGCTTCTACCTGCGGGTGCTTGAGGAGGGGGAGGTCGCCCCCGGCGACGCCCTCGCGCTCCTCGAGCGGCCCGTGGGGGCGGTGAGCGTGGGGGAGGCCAACCGCGTCATGCACCGGGACCGCGACGATGCGGAGGGGATGGGGCGGCTCCTCGCCGCGCCCGGGCTCCCGCCCTCCTGGCACGCGGCCTTCGAGCGGAGGCTCGCCGGGGTGGGGGAGGACGGGGCCGGGCGGCTCGAGGGGCCGGTCGGCGCGTAG
- a CDS encoding MarR family winged helix-turn-helix transcriptional regulator, with protein sequence MVQGGRAARHPLEPAVREGRELLSGEAEEKLAGALERVSRALEGLLREAAGARGLSPIQARILLHLRHRGDGLRRVGELAREFGVAPATVSGAVAALERKGLVRRRSSPGDGRAVALALTPRGGALARELAAWDLPLRRRLAELPSGQKEGALWLLLRLIDGLQEEGAITVSGMCVSCRYFRPHAHPGAARPHHCALLDAPLGVGELRLDCPDHEPAAAG encoded by the coding sequence GTGGTTCAAGGCGGTCGTGCTGCACGTCACCCTCTGGAGCCAGCCGTACGCGAGGGAAGGGAGCTTCTGAGCGGGGAGGCCGAAGAGAAGCTCGCCGGGGCGCTCGAGAGGGTCTCGCGGGCCCTCGAGGGGCTGCTGCGCGAGGCGGCCGGCGCGCGGGGCCTCAGCCCGATACAGGCGCGCATCCTCCTCCACCTGCGCCACCGGGGGGACGGGCTGCGGAGGGTGGGCGAGCTCGCCCGCGAGTTCGGGGTCGCGCCGGCCACCGTGAGCGGGGCCGTGGCGGCGCTGGAGCGAAAGGGGCTCGTGCGGCGGCGCAGCTCCCCGGGCGACGGGCGCGCCGTTGCGCTGGCCCTCACCCCGCGGGGAGGTGCCCTCGCCCGGGAGCTCGCCGCCTGGGACCTTCCCCTGCGGAGGCGCCTTGCGGAGCTCCCCTCCGGCCAGAAGGAAGGCGCGCTCTGGCTCCTGCTGCGCCTCATCGACGGGCTGCAGGAGGAGGGAGCCATCACCGTCTCCGGGATGTGCGTGAGCTGCCGCTACTTCCGGCCCCACGCGCACCCTGGCGCCGCGAGGCCCCACCACTGCGCCCTGCTCGACGCCCCGCTCGGGGTCGGAGAGCTGCGGCTGGACTGCCCGGACCACGAGCCCGCCGCCGCGGGGTAG
- a CDS encoding protoglobin domain-containing protein — translation MAEAGIPGYAYGAREVARSPVSLEELDLLRQTVLFTGEDERYLRMAGEVLEGRLDELLDVWYGFVADHSHLVYYFSSPEGEPIQEYLERVRERFKRWVLDACRRPYDQEWLDYQQEIALRHTREKKNRTDGVEAPEEVSLRYMISFIYPITATVRPFLEEGGRPAEDVEKMHQAWFKAVVLHVTLWSQPYAREGSF, via the coding sequence ATGGCGGAGGCCGGCATACCGGGGTACGCCTACGGGGCGCGGGAGGTGGCGCGCTCTCCGGTCTCGCTGGAGGAGTTGGATCTGCTCAGGCAGACCGTGCTCTTCACCGGTGAGGACGAGCGCTACCTGAGGATGGCGGGGGAGGTGCTCGAGGGCCGGCTCGACGAGCTGCTCGACGTCTGGTACGGGTTCGTCGCCGACCATTCGCACCTCGTCTACTACTTCAGCTCCCCCGAGGGCGAGCCCATACAGGAGTACCTGGAGAGGGTCAGGGAGCGGTTCAAGCGGTGGGTGCTCGACGCGTGCCGCAGGCCCTACGACCAGGAGTGGCTCGACTACCAGCAGGAGATAGCGCTGCGGCACACGCGCGAGAAGAAGAACCGGACCGACGGGGTCGAGGCCCCGGAGGAGGTCTCGCTCCGGTACATGATCTCGTTCATCTACCCCATCACCGCGACCGTGCGGCCGTTTCTGGAGGAGGGGGGGCGCCCGGCCGAGGACGTGGAGAAGATGCACCAGGCGTGGTTCAAGGCGGTCGTGCTGCACGTCACCCTCTGGAGCCAGCCGTACGCGAGGGAAGGGAGCTTCTGA
- a CDS encoding zinc-dependent alcohol dehydrogenase has product MRALVYRKSIPRYLLMRAGAKRVRNLETSRLSPLQLEEVPEPELPGPGWVRVRPLLAGICGSDLGTLSSENSPYFSPLTSPPFVMGHEIFGVVAGDGEGFRGGERVVLEPALGCAARGIDPPCARCAAGQHALCVNVTRGSVSPGIQTGFCRDTGGGWCEGTLVAHRSQLHRVPDDLPDEAAVLLEPLACAVHAALAARPGPKETVLVIGAGSIGLLTVAALRALTGAERILCAAKHPRQREEALRLGASEVIAPKELYERLPGLLGASRHKPELGKPVVLGGADAVLDCVGSPGTMEDAVRLARPGGRAVLVGMPGARSCLDLSALWHKEVSLTGAYAYGTEEHRGERLKSFELALRLAPELELERLVGPRFCLADYREAIAAARAAGRRGHVKVVFDHRAA; this is encoded by the coding sequence TTGAGGGCGCTGGTCTACAGAAAGTCCATCCCGCGCTACCTGCTGATGCGGGCGGGGGCGAAGCGGGTGCGCAACCTGGAGACGAGCCGCCTCTCCCCGCTGCAGCTGGAGGAGGTGCCGGAGCCGGAGCTCCCCGGCCCGGGGTGGGTGCGCGTCAGGCCGCTGCTCGCGGGGATCTGCGGCTCTGACCTGGGCACCCTCTCCTCGGAGAACTCGCCGTACTTCTCCCCGCTGACCTCCCCGCCCTTCGTGATGGGGCACGAGATCTTCGGGGTGGTCGCCGGGGACGGGGAGGGCTTTCGCGGCGGGGAGCGGGTGGTGCTGGAGCCCGCGCTGGGCTGCGCCGCCCGCGGCATAGACCCCCCCTGCGCCCGCTGCGCCGCCGGCCAGCACGCCCTGTGCGTGAACGTGACCCGCGGGAGCGTCTCGCCCGGCATCCAGACGGGCTTCTGCCGCGACACGGGGGGCGGCTGGTGCGAGGGCACCCTGGTGGCCCACCGCTCCCAGCTGCACCGGGTGCCGGACGACCTCCCGGACGAGGCGGCGGTCCTGCTGGAGCCGCTGGCCTGCGCGGTGCACGCTGCGCTCGCCGCCCGGCCGGGGCCAAAGGAGACGGTCCTGGTGATCGGGGCGGGGAGCATCGGGCTGCTCACCGTGGCCGCCCTCCGGGCCCTCACCGGCGCCGAGAGGATCCTCTGCGCCGCCAAGCACCCCCGCCAGCGGGAGGAGGCGCTGCGGCTGGGGGCAAGCGAGGTGATCGCGCCGAAGGAGCTCTACGAGAGGCTCCCGGGGCTGCTCGGCGCCTCTCGCCACAAGCCGGAGCTCGGCAAGCCGGTCGTGCTCGGCGGGGCCGACGCCGTCCTCGACTGCGTGGGTTCCCCGGGCACCATGGAGGACGCCGTCCGCCTCGCCCGGCCCGGCGGCCGGGCGGTGCTCGTCGGGATGCCGGGGGCCCGCAGCTGCCTGGACCTCTCGGCGCTCTGGCACAAGGAGGTCTCCCTCACCGGGGCCTACGCCTACGGCACCGAAGAGCACCGGGGCGAGCGCCTCAAGAGCTTCGAGCTCGCCCTGCGCCTCGCCCCCGAGCTGGAGCTGGAGCGGCTCGTCGGCCCCCGCTTTTGCCTCGCGGACTACCGGGAGGCCATCGCCGCCGCCCGCGCCGCCGGGCGCAGGGGACACGTCAAGGTGGTCTTCGACCACCGCGCCGCTTGA